One Streptomyces coeruleorubidus DNA segment encodes these proteins:
- a CDS encoding MFS transporter: MATAEPTRTDDADPGPVSGPRIRLPAAGEGSGRYGRDGDSPGSPDSSDSRLPTAVLTLRERMLRHPVLSITGLAGVLHVVWFFTFANSGGDLAAQDAWAEFVGRHPDSAYNLAWYGGMHPVSYSVVSPYLMSVLGVRTTMMIAGTVSAGLLTLLLLRSRSVRNPLWASLAGVFGLFCNAVSGRVTFGLGMMFALGAVAVVFCWPYRWRYKRWAKALSAAPLAALATMSSPVAGLFVGLVAVALFLQKRRPGAWALGLAPTAVVAVSAWLFPFSGTQPMTYASVILPLTYSVLAFVLVPKDWKTVRLTAAVYGLGVVLVWLISSQIGSNITRLAMLFAGVVLVVALPFAVPRSREWYAIVVALAGFAGWIGFKTVDDIVHTAPAASWSRELAPLVNELQEVGAEKGRVEVVPARSHREASALAPYVNLARGWNRQADMERNPLFYDDTLNSANYHEWLKRWAVHYVVLPKDEPDGDGGQRERALVQRGLPYLTQVWGDANWQLFKVTDPTPLAAPNAVVDRAEQGEMILQVKKAGRVLIRIPYSPWLSIVDAEGKSMEPPRETEASKDRPEGEPRTYVNVNGCLAQTEEDEHGDRWTVLVAPKPGTYHLAAPYQLPRGTPCPEELR; encoded by the coding sequence GTGGCCACTGCGGAGCCGACACGCACCGACGACGCCGATCCGGGACCGGTATCGGGTCCGCGAATACGCCTGCCCGCAGCCGGGGAAGGCAGCGGCCGGTACGGCCGTGACGGCGATTCCCCCGGGTCCCCCGACTCTTCTGACTCCCGGCTGCCCACCGCCGTACTGACGCTGCGTGAGCGCATGCTGCGCCACCCGGTGCTGTCCATCACGGGCCTGGCCGGAGTGCTCCACGTCGTCTGGTTCTTCACGTTCGCGAACAGCGGCGGTGATCTGGCCGCGCAGGACGCCTGGGCCGAGTTCGTCGGCCGGCACCCGGACTCGGCGTACAACCTCGCCTGGTACGGCGGGATGCACCCGGTGTCGTACAGCGTGGTGTCGCCGTATCTGATGTCGGTGCTCGGCGTGCGGACGACGATGATGATCGCGGGGACGGTCTCGGCGGGGCTGCTGACCCTGCTCCTCCTGCGCAGCCGGTCCGTCCGCAACCCACTGTGGGCGTCGCTGGCGGGCGTGTTCGGGCTGTTCTGCAACGCGGTGTCCGGGCGGGTGACGTTCGGTCTGGGCATGATGTTCGCGCTCGGCGCGGTCGCCGTCGTGTTCTGCTGGCCGTACCGGTGGCGTTACAAGCGCTGGGCGAAGGCCCTGTCCGCGGCGCCGCTGGCCGCGCTGGCCACCATGTCGTCGCCGGTCGCGGGTCTGTTCGTGGGCCTGGTCGCGGTGGCGCTGTTCCTGCAGAAACGGCGGCCGGGCGCGTGGGCGCTGGGGCTGGCGCCGACCGCGGTGGTGGCGGTGTCGGCGTGGCTGTTCCCGTTCTCGGGGACGCAGCCGATGACGTACGCCTCGGTGATCCTGCCGCTCACGTACTCGGTTCTCGCCTTCGTCCTCGTGCCGAAGGACTGGAAGACGGTCCGGCTGACGGCCGCGGTGTACGGGCTGGGTGTCGTGCTGGTGTGGCTGATCAGCTCCCAGATCGGTTCGAACATCACGCGGCTGGCGATGCTGTTCGCCGGGGTGGTGCTGGTCGTCGCGCTGCCGTTCGCGGTGCCGCGCAGCCGGGAGTGGTACGCGATCGTCGTCGCGCTCGCCGGTTTCGCCGGGTGGATCGGCTTCAAGACGGTCGACGACATCGTGCACACGGCCCCGGCGGCATCCTGGTCGCGCGAGCTGGCGCCGCTCGTGAACGAGTTGCAGGAGGTCGGCGCCGAGAAGGGCCGCGTGGAGGTCGTTCCCGCCCGCTCCCACCGCGAGGCCTCCGCACTCGCCCCGTACGTCAACCTGGCCCGCGGCTGGAACCGGCAGGCCGACATGGAGCGCAACCCCCTCTTCTACGACGACACGCTCAACTCGGCGAACTACCACGAGTGGCTGAAGCGCTGGGCGGTGCACTACGTGGTGCTGCCGAAGGACGAGCCGGACGGCGACGGGGGGCAGCGGGAGCGGGCGCTGGTGCAGCGCGGGCTGCCGTATCTGACCCAGGTCTGGGGCGACGCCAACTGGCAGCTGTTCAAGGTCACCGACCCCACTCCGCTGGCCGCGCCGAACGCGGTCGTCGACCGGGCCGAGCAGGGCGAGATGATCCTCCAGGTGAAGAAGGCGGGCCGGGTCCTGATCCGGATCCCGTACTCGCCGTGGCTGAGCATCGTCGACGCCGAGGGCAAGAGCATGGAGCCGCCGCGGGAGACGGAGGCGTCCAAGGACCGTCCCGAGGGCGAGCCGAGGACGTACGTCAACGTCAACGGCTGCCTGGCTCAGACGGAGGAGGACGAGCACGGCGACAGGTGGACGGTGCTGGTCGCGCCGAAGCCGGGCACCTACCACCTTGCGGCGCCCTACCAGCTGCCCCGGGGCACGCCGTGCCCGGAGGAGCTGCGCTGA
- a CDS encoding SDR family oxidoreductase, producing MSLLTGKTVVVSGVGAGLGRQVAAAVVRDAGRAVLGARTEVNLAKTAAELDPDGARTAYRATDIADEGQCEALAGLARERFGRIDAVVHVAALDGHFGGLEDADFEAWRAVLDVNLLGTLRMTRACLPALKEGGGSVVFVGTQSAVAAPSRVRQAAYAASKGALTSAMYSLARELGPYRIRVNTVLPGWMWGPPVQAYVRFTADKEGVSEAEVLGRLTGRTALPELATDADVADAAVFLASDRARAITGQSLLVNAGELMR from the coding sequence ATGTCACTGCTCACGGGGAAGACGGTCGTCGTGTCGGGGGTCGGGGCGGGGCTGGGGCGGCAGGTGGCGGCGGCCGTCGTACGGGACGCGGGCCGGGCCGTGCTCGGGGCCCGCACGGAGGTGAACCTGGCGAAGACGGCCGCCGAGCTCGATCCGGACGGGGCGCGCACGGCGTACCGGGCGACCGACATCGCCGACGAGGGGCAGTGCGAGGCGCTGGCGGGGCTGGCGCGGGAGCGGTTCGGGCGGATCGACGCGGTGGTGCACGTGGCCGCGCTGGACGGCCACTTCGGCGGCCTGGAGGACGCGGACTTCGAGGCCTGGCGTGCGGTGCTGGACGTGAACCTGCTGGGCACGCTGCGGATGACCCGGGCGTGTCTGCCGGCCCTGAAGGAGGGCGGCGGTTCGGTGGTGTTCGTCGGGACGCAGTCGGCGGTGGCGGCTCCGTCGCGGGTGCGGCAGGCGGCGTACGCGGCGTCGAAGGGGGCGCTGACGAGCGCGATGTACTCGCTGGCTCGGGAACTGGGGCCGTACCGGATACGGGTCAACACCGTGCTGCCGGGCTGGATGTGGGGCCCGCCGGTCCAGGCGTACGTACGGTTCACCGCCGACAAGGAGGGCGTGTCGGAGGCGGAGGTGCTGGGCAGGCTGACGGGTCGTACGGCACTGCCGGAGCTGGCGACGGATGCGGACGTGGCGGACGCGGCGGTGTTCCTGGCGTCGGACCGGGCGCGGGCGATCACGGGCCAGTCGCTGCTGGTGAACGCGGGTGAGCTGATGCGCTGA
- a CDS encoding sodium:solute symporter family protein — translation MNGLDWAVLIGYFAVMVAIGVWSHKRVDNVSDFFTAGGKMPWWLSGISHHMSGYSAVMFTGYAGIAYTYGVTSFVTWSFPIALGIAIGSKLFAPRINRLRSRLHVASPLEYLKNRYDLKTQQALAWSGMLLKIVDVGAKWAAIATLLSVFTGISLNQGILITGGITAIYCTIGGLWADALTELGQFIIQLLAGIAMFVAVFVRLDDHGGFFGVWDSPELQGHEKPLVGPYGTVFLLAFLFIKLFEYNGGMLNQAQRYMATPNAKEAERSARLSAILWLVWPLVLFFPMWMSPLLVESQKTDGSDSYALMTEQLLPHGLLGLVIVGFFSHTMAMCSSDANAIAAVFTRDCAPVIWARARAWNQSQGLRVARVATVVFLGLSMAAATQVNSPAFKDIITVVIKWVAGLMGPMAIPMMLGLLRAFRRSGPTAALVSWSMGLLAFWLVNYPINWNVEGGVPLQYQVSIPLAVSLVLYILVGYIKPEDTPERLALIEKINTDGDGAAAAAIPTPAGAADGVVGAARGKD, via the coding sequence ATGAACGGTCTCGACTGGGCCGTGCTCATCGGCTACTTCGCCGTGATGGTCGCGATCGGCGTCTGGTCACACAAACGCGTGGACAACGTCAGCGACTTCTTCACCGCCGGCGGCAAGATGCCGTGGTGGCTCTCCGGCATCTCCCACCACATGTCGGGCTACAGCGCGGTGATGTTCACCGGGTACGCGGGCATCGCCTACACCTACGGCGTCACGTCCTTCGTCACCTGGTCCTTCCCGATCGCCCTCGGCATCGCCATCGGGTCGAAGCTGTTCGCGCCGCGCATCAACCGGCTCCGCTCGCGGCTCCATGTGGCCTCCCCGCTGGAGTACCTGAAGAACCGTTACGACCTGAAGACCCAGCAGGCGCTGGCCTGGTCCGGCATGCTGCTGAAGATCGTGGACGTGGGCGCCAAGTGGGCGGCGATCGCGACGCTGCTGTCCGTCTTCACGGGGATCTCCCTCAACCAGGGCATCCTCATCACCGGCGGCATCACGGCGATCTACTGCACCATCGGCGGCCTGTGGGCGGACGCGCTGACCGAACTCGGCCAGTTCATCATCCAGTTGCTGGCCGGCATCGCCATGTTCGTGGCGGTGTTCGTACGGCTCGACGACCACGGCGGCTTCTTCGGCGTCTGGGACTCCCCCGAGCTCCAGGGCCATGAGAAACCGCTGGTCGGCCCGTACGGCACGGTCTTCCTGCTGGCGTTCCTCTTCATCAAGCTCTTCGAGTACAACGGCGGCATGCTCAACCAGGCCCAGCGCTACATGGCCACGCCCAACGCCAAGGAGGCCGAGCGGTCGGCCCGGCTGTCGGCGATCCTCTGGCTGGTCTGGCCGCTGGTGCTGTTCTTCCCCATGTGGATGTCCCCGCTGCTGGTCGAGTCGCAGAAGACCGACGGCTCCGACTCCTACGCCCTGATGACCGAACAGCTCCTGCCGCATGGCCTGCTGGGTCTGGTCATCGTCGGCTTCTTCTCGCACACCATGGCCATGTGCTCCTCGGACGCCAACGCCATCGCGGCCGTGTTCACCCGGGACTGCGCGCCGGTGATCTGGGCGCGGGCCCGGGCCTGGAACCAGAGCCAGGGCCTGCGGGTCGCCCGGGTCGCGACGGTGGTCTTCCTCGGTCTGTCGATGGCGGCGGCGACGCAGGTCAACTCCCCGGCGTTCAAGGACATCATCACGGTCGTCATCAAGTGGGTGGCCGGTCTGATGGGCCCGATGGCGATCCCGATGATGCTGGGCCTGCTGCGGGCGTTCCGCCGCTCCGGCCCGACGGCGGCCCTCGTCAGCTGGTCGATGGGCCTGCTCGCCTTCTGGCTGGTGAACTACCCCATCAACTGGAACGTCGAGGGCGGCGTGCCGCTCCAGTACCAGGTGTCGATCCCGCTGGCGGTGTCGCTGGTCCTGTACATCCTCGTCGGCTACATCAAGCCGGAGGACACCCCGGAGCGGCTGGCGCTCATCGAGAAGATCAACACGGACGGGGACGGGGCGGCGGCGGCCGCGATCCCGACGCCGGCCGGGGCTGCGGACGGCGTGGTGGGGGCGGCGCGGGGCAAGGACTAG
- a CDS encoding CU044_5270 family protein: protein MNPAEREELARLLPSPGEPVLPSDRQSLLKDHLMREITQGTDPRPIAPPRPRRLRRLMTVAVPLAAAAAVVAVTLVTAGSGAPDKPVADQEAVALLNRIATAAAAKESVPVRDDQFVYTRVQGTGLQEAGKEWKYRRTDWQPIDGKREGLAEITVLNPPPGGGPFPDGKSTLDMAMGAHGVSDYRTLEALPTDPDKLYEKIWADTEGKGPTHEWAAMQTIDALLNRAVLFPDVSAALYRAAAKIPGVSVVPKATDAAGRHGIGLTFKDRDEVDTWVFDRTTLDYLGTDEKALLNIGIVDRIGQQPAD, encoded by the coding sequence ATGAACCCTGCAGAGCGTGAAGAACTGGCCCGGCTGCTGCCGAGCCCGGGTGAACCGGTCCTGCCGAGCGACCGTCAGAGCCTGCTGAAGGACCATCTGATGCGCGAGATCACCCAGGGAACCGACCCGCGGCCCATCGCCCCGCCCCGCCCGCGCCGCCTCCGCCGCCTGATGACGGTCGCCGTCCCCCTCGCCGCCGCGGCCGCCGTCGTCGCCGTCACCCTCGTGACCGCCGGATCCGGCGCACCCGACAAGCCGGTCGCCGACCAGGAGGCCGTCGCCCTGCTCAACCGCATCGCCACGGCCGCCGCCGCCAAGGAGTCCGTGCCCGTCCGTGACGACCAGTTCGTCTACACGCGCGTCCAGGGCACCGGTTTGCAGGAGGCCGGCAAGGAGTGGAAGTACCGGCGCACGGACTGGCAGCCGATCGACGGCAAGCGGGAAGGGCTGGCCGAGATCACGGTCCTGAACCCGCCGCCCGGCGGTGGGCCGTTCCCCGACGGCAAGTCGACCCTCGACATGGCGATGGGCGCACACGGCGTCTCCGACTACCGCACGCTGGAGGCGCTGCCCACCGACCCGGACAAGCTGTACGAGAAGATCTGGGCCGACACGGAGGGTAAAGGCCCGACCCACGAGTGGGCCGCGATGCAGACGATCGACGCTCTCCTGAACCGGGCCGTCCTCTTCCCCGACGTGAGCGCGGCCCTCTATCGCGCGGCGGCGAAGATCCCCGGCGTCTCGGTCGTCCCGAAGGCGACGGACGCCGCCGGGCGGCACGGCATCGGGCTCACCTTCAAGGACCGCGACGAAGTTGACACCTGGGTCTTCGACCGGACGACCCTGGACTACCTCGGCACGGACGAGAAGGCTCTGCTGAACATCGGCATCGTCGACAGGATCGGGCAACAGCCCGCCGACTGA
- a CDS encoding RNA polymerase sigma factor, translating to MDLSLRARIRAGDPEAFAELFAAHAQALYAHAARLTGDRGAAEDVVSLTFLEAWRLRERIRPEPPDPTIDGDGLRPWLYGVATNVLRNTRRAARRHSAALARVPGRRTDHETVPDFADELVGRMEDTERLAAARAALRRLSGAEREVFALCVWSGLSYAAAADALGVPVSTVRSRLARARQRLRRLAEAELKKNSETRSRRRTGTGWPHRAARSNQEKCR from the coding sequence GTGGACCTTTCCCTACGCGCCCGGATACGGGCCGGTGACCCGGAGGCCTTCGCCGAGCTGTTCGCCGCGCACGCGCAGGCCCTCTACGCCCACGCCGCCCGGCTGACCGGCGATCGCGGTGCCGCCGAGGACGTGGTGTCGCTGACCTTCCTGGAGGCCTGGCGCCTGCGGGAGCGCATCAGACCCGAGCCCCCCGACCCCACGATCGACGGCGACGGACTGCGGCCCTGGCTCTACGGCGTCGCCACCAACGTCCTGCGCAACACCCGCCGCGCCGCCCGCCGGCACAGCGCCGCCCTCGCCCGCGTCCCGGGCCGGCGCACGGACCACGAGACGGTGCCGGACTTCGCCGACGAACTGGTCGGTCGTATGGAAGACACCGAACGGCTCGCGGCCGCCCGTGCCGCCCTGCGCCGGCTGAGCGGCGCCGAGCGCGAGGTGTTCGCGCTGTGCGTCTGGTCGGGACTGAGTTACGCGGCCGCCGCCGACGCCCTCGGCGTCCCCGTCAGCACCGTACGGTCCCGTCTCGCCCGCGCCCGGCAGCGGCTGCGGCGGCTGGCCGAGGCGGAGCTGAAGAAGAACTCCGAGACGCGCTCCCGCCGCCGGACAGGAACCGGGTGGCCGCACCGAGCGGCCCGGTCGAACCAGGAGAAGTGCCGATGA
- a CDS encoding ADP-ribosylglycohydrolase family protein has translation MGATAGAVWGRTEQQDFRSRVRGTLLGLAVGDALGAPVDGVGIDGIREAYGAEGLVDLAPAYGRRGAVTHLTQLTLFSVDGLIRAQVRRDTGAWHPPTDLHRAYLRWAATQRDWGPDERRKDDGWLAREEWLYARRDPSRALLLGLADETMGTPEAPKNPGELGPEAAARSAPFGLLVGWEPQLVVQLAVECAAQTHGHPTAYLAAGAYAVIVHTLALGESLDGAVQRAFALLAARPGHQPVSDALQHALGAVRQGLPGPERVAELCGAGTAQSLVGAAVYCALVAADVRHGLTLAVNHDGPSAATGALTGGLLGALHGETALPPAWLAELEGRPTILELADDFAMEMTQGPALHSPAGASPGWLARYPRA, from the coding sequence GTGGGTGCGACTGCCGGTGCCGTCTGGGGCCGTACGGAGCAGCAGGACTTTCGTAGCCGGGTGCGGGGGACGCTGCTCGGCCTGGCCGTCGGGGACGCGCTGGGTGCGCCCGTGGATGGGGTGGGGATCGACGGGATCAGGGAGGCGTACGGGGCGGAGGGGCTGGTCGATCTGGCTCCCGCCTACGGCAGACGCGGTGCCGTCACCCATCTCACCCAGCTCACCCTGTTCTCCGTGGACGGGCTGATACGGGCCCAGGTACGGCGGGACACCGGCGCCTGGCATCCGCCCACCGACCTGCACCGGGCCTATCTGCGCTGGGCCGCCACCCAGCGGGACTGGGGGCCCGACGAGCGCCGCAAGGACGACGGGTGGCTCGCGCGGGAGGAGTGGCTGTACGCGCGCAGGGATCCGAGTCGCGCGCTGCTCCTCGGGCTCGCTGACGAGACCATGGGGACGCCCGAGGCGCCCAAGAATCCCGGTGAGCTGGGGCCCGAGGCCGCCGCCCGGTCCGCCCCGTTCGGGCTGCTCGTGGGGTGGGAGCCGCAGCTCGTCGTCCAGCTCGCGGTGGAGTGCGCGGCGCAGACGCACGGTCATCCCACGGCGTATCTCGCGGCGGGCGCGTACGCCGTGATCGTGCACACCCTCGCCCTGGGGGAGAGCCTCGACGGTGCCGTGCAGCGGGCCTTCGCGCTGCTGGCCGCCCGGCCCGGGCACCAGCCCGTGTCGGACGCGCTCCAGCACGCGCTCGGTGCCGTACGCCAGGGGCTGCCCGGGCCGGAGCGGGTGGCGGAGCTGTGCGGGGCCGGTACGGCACAGAGCCTCGTCGGTGCCGCCGTCTACTGCGCCCTCGTCGCCGCCGACGTCCGGCACGGACTGACGCTCGCCGTCAACCACGACGGCCCCTCCGCCGCCACCGGCGCGCTGACCGGCGGCCTGCTCGGCGCCCTGCACGGCGAGACCGCCCTCCCCCCGGCCTGGCTGGCCGAGCTGGAGGGCCGTCCCACGATCCTGGAACTGGCCGACGACTTCGCCATGGAGATGACCCAGGGCCCGGCCCTGCACAGCCCGGCAGGCGCGTCGCCGGGGTGGCTGGCGCGGTACCCCCGGGCCTGA
- a CDS encoding DUF6247 family protein, with amino-acid sequence MSAQSDGPYGPLIPMPQLTPDALRDAVARIAPSRLPTLTQHLFEATTNAQQTQSLAPLRAFVHSWAVFVAIERHPARAERLRELERIVDAGEEDPSDAIAEIRAIREAAEAEAGL; translated from the coding sequence GTGAGTGCTCAGAGCGACGGCCCGTACGGGCCGCTGATCCCCATGCCTCAGCTGACTCCGGACGCGCTGCGTGATGCCGTCGCCCGGATCGCTCCCAGTCGCCTGCCCACGCTCACGCAGCATCTCTTCGAGGCCACCACCAACGCCCAGCAGACCCAGAGCCTGGCGCCCCTGCGCGCCTTCGTGCACTCCTGGGCCGTGTTCGTCGCGATCGAACGACACCCGGCGCGTGCCGAGCGTCTGCGGGAGCTGGAGCGGATCGTGGACGCCGGTGAAGAGGACCCGTCCGACGCTATCGCCGAGATCCGCGCTATCCGGGAGGCCGCAGAGGCAGAGGCAGGGCTGTGA